GCAGGACAACGACATCGGCCAACGCATCCGCGATCAAGGCAACGAGTACGGCACCGTCACGAAGCGTCCCCGTCGCTGCGGGTGGCTCGATGCGGTGGCGGTTCGCTATACGGCACGACTCAGCGGTGTCGACACAGTCTGCCTGATGTTGCTCGACGTACTTAGTGGATTCGAGGAGCTTAAAATCTGCACGGCCTACAAGCTCGACGGCGAGGAAACACAACGCTTCCCCGCCCACGTCGACGACTTGCGACGTGTGGAACCCGTCTACGAAACGGTGCCCGGTTGGAGTGAGGACGTCACAGCCGCTCGCAGCATGGACGATCTGCCAGAGAACGCTCTCGCGTATATTGATCGTGTCAGCCAGATCATCGGTTTGCCCATCGAAATGGTTTCGGTGGGACCGGATCGTGCTCAGACGATTGAAGTGAAGTCGGCAGTGGGCAGTGGGCAGTAGGCAGTGTTCGGTGGAAGTGCGACAGGAAAGCTTCATGCTTGAAGAACGTGAAACGCAAGACACGCTCAATCCGGCTGGCGAACGTGTACTGCCCCCTTCCGACTGCCCCCTGCCCACTCTCTTAGCCGAAACGCCCCGTGAGCGTTGGCCAAAGCACATTGCCATGATCATGGATGGCAATGGACGCTGGGCCCAGCGGCAAGGCTTACCTCGCATTGAGGGGCATCGTCGGGGGGTGGCGAGCGTGCGATGCGTTAGCGAAGAGTGTTCGCGATTAGGGATGGAGCAGCTCACGCTCTACTGTCTCTCCAGCGAAAACTGGAAACGTCCGCAGCAGGAAATCGATTTTCTCATGCACCTGCTGGAACAGTACATGATCGAAGAGCGGTCGACGATCATGGAAAACAATTTAAGGGTACGGATGATAGGGCGCCGAGAGAACATCCCAGCGCAAGTGCTGACCGAACTCGACAAGACGGTTGAACTAAGCAGTACCAACGACGGTATGTGGCTCAACCTGGCGATCAACTACGGAGGACGACGGGAACTGGTTGATGCGGTTCGCAAGATCGCGGAAGAGGTTTCCGCCCAGCGGCTTGCCTCCGACGCGATTGACGAAGAGGTAGTTAGCGAGAATCTTTACACGGCAGGACTGGACGATCCCGATTTACTGGTTCGTACTGCCGGGGAAATGCGGATCAGCAACTTTTTACTTTGGCAGATCAGCTACGCCGAGATTTGGGTGACGGAGCGTTGTTGGCCCGAGTTCGACGAAGCCGCACTGCATGAAGCGATCGTCAGTTTCGCGTCGCGAAATCGCAAGTTTGGGGGCTTAAGTTAAACTTCCCTCATGCTTCGTTGGCGTATCCCTCTCGCTGTTCTTTTTATCGCGATTCTTGCGGCACTCGGCTACGCGGATGCTCAGGCGGCGCGGCCCGGGATTTACTTGGCCCCGTTGGCGGTGTTGCTTGCCGGGCTGGCGACTGGTGAAATGCTCAGGCTGTTTCGAGCAGGCCTTGGGCCAGGGTGCTTAAGCACCCCTGGCCTGGACTCTGGCAAAGTCTATTACTTTGCGACACTTCTTCCAGTGTTGACTTCGTGTGCTCCGCTCGCGTGGAAGGAGTACCCTGAGGACTGCCCCGTGGGTCGGCTCGGTTGGTTGGCTTTGGGCTTGCTAGCCGGTTTGCTTGTGATCGTGCTCAGAGAAATGAAAAGCTTTCAGGCCGAAGGTCAGTCGATCACTCGGTTGGCACTGGGTTCGCTTTGCGTGTTATATGTCGGTGGGCTCTTCGGAATGATCGTGCAATTGCGACTGATCTCTGGAACTGAGGCCCTGCCCGGTGGCAAGCGAGGGTTGGTGGCATTGCTTTCGATGATTGCCATTGTGAAGGCGAGTGACATCGGGCAATACACTTTTGGACGACTTTTGGGCAAGCACAAGCTGGCCCCTGCATTGAGTCCCGGCAAGACATGGGAAGGAGCACTGGGTGGGGTTGCCACAGCAATCGCCGTAGCCACTTTAGGTCGCGAGCCATCCTTGATAACCAAAGCGACCCCCGTGGAAACGGTCGCCTTGGTTCCCTTGGCTCTCTATGCTAGCTCCCTCGCGGTGGCGGGGATTTTGGGCGATTTGGCCGAGTCGCTCCTTAAGCGTGCCGCGGGAGTCAAGGATTCTAGCGATTGGCTCCCCGGCTTCGGCGGGATCCTCGACCTGGTGGACTCGCTGCTTTTTGCAGCTCCAGTGGCCTATGTCTTCTGGGCGAGCGGGCTGTTCGTGTAAGAAACCCCGAGCCGTCAGGTGTAAGCCGACGGGTTATACTCTCTCACGCTTCTACCCGCCGGCTTACGCCTGACGGCTCGGGGAAGAGAAAAGGTTCGCTCAAACTCTATAAACGTCACAACCCTAACCCCTGCAAGTCTTTACACATCGGCTTCGGTTCAGGGGTGGCTTCTGGCTTGCTCGGTCAGTTATATTTTCAGATAGCTCCGGGGTACGGCGTCTCCTGGCCCTGCGGAGCATTTTTTATCCCCCAGTGGCCAACGCCAGAGTGCTTTGGCCCACCTTATGATTGAAGCATCGATTCCGGTCGGCAAAGCCGAAGACATGGTCCAACTCCTTGGGATGAAGGACCAGCATCTACGCAAGATTCGCAAAGCGATCCCCGCGAAGATCACCACCCGCGACGGAAAAATCCTTGTACAGGGGGACGAGGATTCGGTCATTCTGGCCACCGGCGTCTTTGAGAACCTGCGTTCCTACCTCACCAAGCACGGGGCTCTCAATAGCGAGCAAGTCGACGTCATCCTTGCTCAGGTGACCAACGGTCATACGGAGAGTTTTTCCGAGCCGATAGGCATCGACAACGGCAGGAAAATCAAACCTCGCACACCTGGGCAAGCGGCTTACTTGCAGGCGATTCGCGAGAACGACTTGGTATTCTGCACAGGACCTGCAGGCACGGGGAAAACTTACCTGGCGGTCGCCGCCGCCGTCGAAGGATTGAAGTCTCAGCAGGTACGGAAAATTGTACTGGTACGACCAGCCGTCGAAGCGGGTGAGAGCCTTGGCTTTCTACCTGGCGACATGCAAGCCAAGATCAACCCTTACCTAAGACCGTTGCTCGACGCCTTGCGTGAGATGATGGATCACGAGCAAATGCGTCGTGCTATGGAAGAGGACGTCATCGAAGTCATTCCGTTGGCCTACATGCGTGGGCGGACGCTCAACCGCGCGTTCATCATTATGGACGAAGCGCAGAATACCACGATCTCGCAGATGAAGATGTTCCTCACTCGCATGGGCGAGGGTTCCAAGGTTGTTGTTTCAGGCG
The genomic region above belongs to Lacipirellulaceae bacterium and contains:
- a CDS encoding isoprenyl transferase; translated protein: MLEERETQDTLNPAGERVLPPSDCPLPTLLAETPRERWPKHIAMIMDGNGRWAQRQGLPRIEGHRRGVASVRCVSEECSRLGMEQLTLYCLSSENWKRPQQEIDFLMHLLEQYMIEERSTIMENNLRVRMIGRRENIPAQVLTELDKTVELSSTNDGMWLNLAINYGGRRELVDAVRKIAEEVSAQRLASDAIDEEVVSENLYTAGLDDPDLLVRTAGEMRISNFLLWQISYAEIWVTERCWPEFDEAALHEAIVSFASRNRKFGGLS
- a CDS encoding phosphatidate cytidylyltransferase, with the translated sequence MLRWRIPLAVLFIAILAALGYADAQAARPGIYLAPLAVLLAGLATGEMLRLFRAGLGPGCLSTPGLDSGKVYYFATLLPVLTSCAPLAWKEYPEDCPVGRLGWLALGLLAGLLVIVLREMKSFQAEGQSITRLALGSLCVLYVGGLFGMIVQLRLISGTEALPGGKRGLVALLSMIAIVKASDIGQYTFGRLLGKHKLAPALSPGKTWEGALGGVATAIAVATLGREPSLITKATPVETVALVPLALYASSLAVAGILGDLAESLLKRAAGVKDSSDWLPGFGGILDLVDSLLFAAPVAYVFWASGLFV
- a CDS encoding PhoH family protein; this encodes MIEASIPVGKAEDMVQLLGMKDQHLRKIRKAIPAKITTRDGKILVQGDEDSVILATGVFENLRSYLTKHGALNSEQVDVILAQVTNGHTESFSEPIGIDNGRKIKPRTPGQAAYLQAIRENDLVFCTGPAGTGKTYLAVAAAVEGLKSQQVRKIVLVRPAVEAGESLGFLPGDMQAKINPYLRPLLDALREMMDHEQMRRAMEEDVIEVIPLAYMRGRTLNRAFIIMDEAQNTTISQMKMFLTRMGEGSKVVVSGDTSQIDLPTSAKSGLIDAVRRLSGIRGSSTVTLTGSDIVRHRLVQEIVRAYEEGGS